From Candidatus Palauibacter scopulicola:
ACGCTTCGTCGGGCTTCGCCGGGCGCTGCGGCGCTCGGTCAGGCGCCCCCGGGCGCCGCCCACCAGCGGGACGGCTTGAGGCGCTCGCCGCGGCCGCCGACGCGGTCCAGCCACAGGGCGAACCGCCGCAGCCGCGTGCCCGCCAGCCGGCGCCACACCCGGCTCCACCGGTCGCGAAAGTCGCGGTTGTAGGGGCAGACGCGGATACAGATCGAGCAGTCCGTGTTCTGGTTGGCCCAGAAGCGGAAGCACTTCTCGGCATCCGTGGTCCACTTCCGGATGCCCTGGATGTTCGACCGGTTGTGGACGAGCGTGGACGGTTCGCCGCCGGCGATCGCCCCCGCGGGGCAGCCCTTCGTGCACGCGCGGCAGATGTCGCACGTCTCCTTCACGCCGAAGCGGACGGGCCGGTCGTGCGCGAGCGGCATGTCGGTGAACACCTTGCCGAGC
This genomic window contains:
- a CDS encoding reductive dehalogenase domain-containing protein; amino-acid sequence: NDERWLYTHAYSRENEHEKPQEISTDLGNVIVIAQSMDRELLSTAPSALSGTATGATYSRDTIVLLAIAQYIVNLGYRAVASMNDSALVIPLAIRAGLGEYGRHGLLITREYGPRVRLGKVFTDMPLAHDRPVRFGVKETCDICRACTKGCPAGAIAGGEPSTLVHNRSNIQGIRKWTTDAEKCFRFWANQNTDCSICIRVCPYNRDFRDRWSRVWRRLAGTRLRRFALWLDRVGGRGERLKPSRWWAAPGGA